One window of Microbacterium sp. Root61 genomic DNA carries:
- the resB gene encoding cytochrome c biogenesis protein ResB, whose amino-acid sequence MSRSRSDQGSDPLRPSDHIDGIAVDDRPSSGGADDIAQPALGFVGWMRWGWRQLTSMRTALVLLLLLAIAAVPGSIVPQRSADPNGVTEYFKNNPDLAPVLDKMQLFDVYTSAWFSAIYILLFISLIGCVIPRTKHHWKALRARPPRTPARLSRLDDHAESLVELTPGQDAAALATEAVELASAQLTRAGYRVERYDGRGAFSVSAERGYIRETGNLVFHTALIGVLLAVGIGGGFTYTGQRVVVEGTTFVNAMTDYSSFNPGRFVNVENLAPYSMTLDSFDVTYQQPGTAGAGMAKNFAAHLTTQLAGAEESQDGVVRVNHPLDIAGDRIYLMGNGYAPTITVRNAEGEVVFHDSIPFLPQDTNLTSLGVVKVADGLPEQLGLVGFFYPTMQPLPSGAFTSVFSDLVYPVLTLNVYSGDLGIDDGTPRSVYTLDVAGMTQLTGGQTGVDSIQIVPGETADLPDGMGTVTLEDETAEVGAAVKRFVSLSIHRDLAGPWVLLFAVLALGGLMAALFVPRRRMWVKATPDGRTLRIEYAGLARGEDPSLALAVEQVAQKHGDALEASLRAAAAQVDPTAEAPAGESASSPRVD is encoded by the coding sequence ATGTCCCGCTCCCGATCTGATCAGGGGTCCGACCCGCTCCGCCCGTCCGATCACATCGACGGCATCGCAGTCGACGACCGGCCGAGCAGCGGCGGTGCCGACGACATCGCGCAGCCCGCGCTCGGCTTCGTCGGCTGGATGCGGTGGGGCTGGCGACAGCTCACCAGCATGCGCACGGCCCTTGTGCTGCTGCTGCTGCTCGCGATCGCGGCCGTGCCCGGATCGATCGTGCCGCAGCGCAGCGCCGACCCCAACGGCGTGACGGAGTACTTCAAGAACAATCCGGACCTGGCTCCGGTCCTGGACAAGATGCAGCTGTTCGACGTCTACACGTCGGCCTGGTTCTCGGCGATCTACATCCTGCTGTTCATCTCGCTGATCGGCTGCGTGATCCCGCGCACCAAGCACCACTGGAAGGCGCTGCGCGCCCGGCCGCCGCGGACGCCGGCCCGCCTCTCCCGCCTCGACGACCACGCCGAGTCGCTCGTCGAGCTGACCCCGGGACAGGATGCCGCGGCCCTCGCGACCGAGGCCGTCGAACTCGCCTCGGCCCAACTGACGCGCGCCGGGTACCGCGTCGAGCGATACGACGGTCGCGGTGCGTTCTCGGTGTCGGCCGAGCGCGGGTACATCCGCGAGACCGGCAACCTCGTGTTCCACACCGCACTGATCGGCGTGCTGCTCGCCGTCGGCATCGGCGGCGGCTTCACCTACACCGGTCAGCGCGTGGTCGTGGAGGGCACCACCTTCGTCAACGCCATGACGGACTACTCGTCGTTCAACCCCGGCCGCTTCGTCAACGTGGAGAACCTCGCGCCGTACTCGATGACGCTGGACTCCTTCGACGTCACCTACCAGCAGCCCGGAACGGCTGGGGCGGGTATGGCGAAGAACTTCGCTGCGCACCTCACCACGCAGCTGGCGGGGGCGGAGGAGTCTCAGGACGGCGTCGTGCGGGTCAACCACCCGCTCGACATCGCCGGCGACCGCATCTACCTGATGGGCAACGGCTACGCGCCGACCATCACGGTGCGCAACGCCGAGGGGGAGGTCGTGTTCCACGACTCGATCCCGTTCCTGCCGCAGGACACCAACCTCACCTCGCTCGGCGTCGTCAAGGTCGCGGACGGACTGCCGGAGCAGCTGGGCCTCGTCGGGTTCTTCTACCCGACGATGCAGCCGCTGCCCTCGGGCGCCTTCACGTCCGTCTTCTCCGACCTCGTCTACCCGGTGCTGACGCTCAACGTCTACAGCGGTGACCTCGGCATCGACGACGGCACGCCGCGCTCGGTCTACACGCTCGATGTGGCCGGGATGACCCAGCTCACGGGCGGACAGACCGGCGTCGACTCGATTCAGATCGTTCCCGGCGAGACGGCCGACCTGCCCGACGGGATGGGCACCGTCACGCTCGAGGACGAGACGGCCGAGGTGGGTGCCGCGGTCAAGCGGTTCGTCTCCCTTTCGATCCACCGCGACCTCGCGGGACCCTGGGTGCTCCTGTTCGCGGTGCTCGCGCTCGGCGGACTGATGGCTGCCCTGTTCGTGCCGCGCCGTCGGATGTGGGTCAAGGCGACGCCAGATGGTCGGACGCTCCGCATCGAGTACGCCGGTCTGGCCCGTGGCGAGGACCCGAGCCTCGCGTTGGCGGTGGAACAGGTCGCGCAGAAGCACGGTGACGCTCTCGAGGCGTCGCTGCGCGCAGCCGCGGCGCAGGTCGATCCGACGGCGGAGGCTCCCGCCGGAGAATCCGCTTCCAGCCCCCGCGTAGACTGA
- a CDS encoding cytochrome c biogenesis CcdA family protein, whose amino-acid sequence MNIDALVGGGTLWIAIPIAVVAGLVSFLSPCVLPLVPGYLGFIGGAVAPRRAPVPVAANGTAPAMTDAASADVDDAPGRGRLLLGVLLFIAGFTVVFMAINIFGGTLGMFLIQYRDIITRIMGVVIILMGLVFIGLFGFAQRTFHPEVRNNLGLAGAPLLGLTLGLGWAPCIGPTLAVILGMSLDSGSMGRGAVLGLAYSLGLGIPFILITLGFGWATRSVTFLRRHIRTVNLIGGVLLIVLGVLMVSGVWSALMSVLQGVFLNVPLPI is encoded by the coding sequence GTGAACATCGACGCCCTCGTCGGCGGCGGCACGCTCTGGATCGCGATCCCGATCGCGGTGGTCGCCGGACTGGTGTCGTTCCTCTCCCCGTGCGTGCTGCCGCTCGTCCCCGGCTACCTCGGCTTCATCGGCGGCGCGGTCGCGCCCCGTCGGGCCCCCGTTCCGGTCGCCGCGAACGGTACGGCACCGGCGATGACGGATGCCGCATCCGCGGACGTCGACGACGCTCCGGGCCGCGGCCGACTGCTGCTCGGCGTGCTGCTGTTCATCGCCGGGTTCACCGTCGTCTTCATGGCGATCAACATCTTCGGCGGCACGCTGGGGATGTTCCTCATCCAGTACCGCGACATCATCACGCGGATCATGGGCGTGGTCATCATCTTGATGGGCCTCGTGTTCATCGGCCTGTTCGGCTTCGCGCAGCGCACCTTCCACCCGGAGGTCCGCAACAACCTCGGGCTCGCCGGCGCCCCGCTGCTCGGCCTCACGCTCGGCCTCGGCTGGGCGCCCTGCATCGGCCCCACCCTGGCCGTCATCCTGGGCATGTCGCTGGATTCCGGCTCGATGGGCCGCGGCGCGGTCCTGGGCCTGGCCTACTCGCTCGGTCTCGGCATCCCGTTCATCCTCATCACGCTCGGCTTCGGCTGGGCGACCCGCTCGGTCACGTTCCTGCGCCGTCACATCCGTACCGTCAACCTCATCGGGGGTGTGCTGCTGATCGTCCTGGGTGTCCTCATGGTCTCGGGTGTGTGGAGCGCCCTCATGTCCGTCCTCCAGGGGGTGTTCCTGAATGTCCCGCTCCCGATCTGA
- a CDS encoding TlpA family protein disulfide reductase, with product MASRRTGRWRAASAVLAAALLVGLAGCTSDPLADQYREGDNKGFIAGDFRVDEIPVAERGEPVVFEGKTESGETVSSADYAGEVLVVNFWYAACGPCRVEAPFLEEVNQEFTGNGAEFLGVNTYDQAETALSFAKDYGITYPSVIDINDGKVKLAFAAVSPLNATPVTLVVDKEGRVAARIIGQVESASILGTLVSDAIAEQP from the coding sequence GTGGCATCGCGACGGACCGGACGGTGGCGCGCGGCATCCGCTGTGCTGGCGGCGGCGCTGCTCGTCGGCCTCGCCGGCTGCACGAGCGACCCGCTCGCCGACCAGTACCGCGAGGGCGACAACAAGGGGTTCATCGCTGGCGACTTCCGCGTCGACGAGATCCCGGTCGCCGAGCGCGGCGAACCCGTCGTGTTCGAGGGCAAGACCGAGTCGGGCGAGACGGTCTCCAGCGCGGACTACGCCGGCGAGGTGCTGGTTGTCAACTTCTGGTACGCCGCGTGCGGCCCGTGCCGCGTCGAGGCGCCGTTCCTCGAGGAGGTCAACCAGGAGTTCACCGGCAACGGTGCGGAGTTCCTCGGGGTCAACACGTACGACCAGGCCGAGACCGCCCTCAGCTTCGCGAAGGACTACGGCATCACGTACCCGAGCGTCATCGACATCAACGACGGCAAGGTCAAGCTGGCCTTCGCCGCCGTCTCGCCGCTGAACGCCACTCCGGTCACGCTCGTCGTCGACAAGGAAGGCCGCGTCGCCGCGCGCATCATCGGGCAGGTCGAGAGCGCCTCGATCCTCGGCACGCTCGTCAGCGACGCCATCGCGGAGCAGCCGTGA
- a CDS encoding histidine phosphatase family protein, with protein sequence MPADRLHLVRHGEVHNPDRVLYGRLPEFRLSVDGRRMARQAAEYVHAMQRPVASLICSPLQRTQESAEPFTHLFGIEPVIDERVIEPTNVFEGRRMKRALMNPLNWRHLARPAVPSWGEPYAQVIARMDAAMTDAWTRVKSGDVVIVSHQLPIWVTHLAVAGEPAKHDPRKRRCALSSVTSFERSGDRWVEVDYAEPATTVGAVDVGAV encoded by the coding sequence GTGCCCGCTGATCGCCTTCATCTCGTGCGCCATGGGGAAGTCCACAACCCCGACCGCGTGCTGTACGGCCGACTCCCGGAGTTCCGGTTGAGTGTCGACGGCCGACGGATGGCGCGGCAGGCCGCCGAGTACGTGCACGCCATGCAGCGCCCGGTGGCGAGTCTGATCTGCTCCCCGTTGCAGCGCACGCAGGAATCGGCGGAGCCGTTCACCCATCTGTTCGGGATCGAGCCGGTCATCGACGAGCGCGTCATCGAGCCCACCAACGTGTTCGAGGGGCGCCGCATGAAGCGGGCCCTGATGAACCCGCTGAACTGGCGGCACCTCGCCCGCCCGGCCGTGCCGAGCTGGGGTGAGCCGTACGCGCAGGTGATCGCGCGCATGGACGCCGCGATGACGGATGCCTGGACCCGGGTCAAGTCCGGCGACGTCGTGATCGTCTCGCACCAGTTGCCGATCTGGGTCACCCACCTGGCGGTCGCGGGCGAGCCGGCCAAACACGATCCGCGCAAGCGCCGGTGCGCGCTGTCCAGCGTGACGAGCTTCGAGCGATCCGGCGACCGCTGGGTCGAGGTCGACTATGCGGAACCCGCCACGACGGTGGGCGCCGTGGATGTGGGGGCAGTGTGA
- a CDS encoding DedA family protein gives MTASTSDGSWLSSLLDWSVSLMDVIGPAGAGLAIALENLFPPLPSEVVLPMAGLAASRGSFTLFEALAWTTVGSIVGAFLLYGLGAWLGADRLRRVAARVPLLHPEDIDRTVGWFQRHGGKAVFFGRMIPIFRSLISIPAGVTRMPLWRFGLLTAIGSLIWNTVFVLAGYLLGESWHVVEQYVDVLQNVVIVVVVVAVAWFVFVRTRTLITASRTRAVVEEAPAEPVSTPAD, from the coding sequence ATGACCGCCTCCACCTCCGACGGCTCCTGGCTCTCCAGCCTCCTCGACTGGTCCGTCTCGCTGATGGACGTCATCGGTCCCGCCGGCGCCGGCCTTGCGATCGCCCTGGAGAACCTGTTCCCGCCGCTGCCGAGCGAGGTCGTCCTGCCGATGGCGGGACTGGCCGCGAGCCGCGGATCGTTCACCCTCTTCGAGGCGCTGGCGTGGACCACGGTCGGCTCGATCGTAGGGGCGTTCCTCCTCTACGGCCTGGGCGCGTGGCTGGGCGCCGACCGGCTCCGCCGCGTCGCCGCGCGGGTGCCGTTGCTGCATCCCGAAGACATCGACCGCACAGTCGGCTGGTTCCAGCGGCACGGCGGCAAGGCCGTCTTCTTCGGACGGATGATCCCGATCTTCCGCAGCCTCATCTCCATCCCGGCGGGCGTCACGCGCATGCCGCTGTGGCGGTTCGGGCTGCTCACCGCCATCGGCAGCCTCATCTGGAACACCGTGTTCGTGCTCGCCGGCTACCTGCTGGGCGAGTCGTGGCACGTGGTCGAGCAGTACGTCGACGTGCTCCAGAACGTCGTGATCGTGGTGGTCGTCGTCGCGGTGGCGTGGTTCGTGTTCGTACGGACGCGGACGCTGATCACCGCGTCCCGCACCCGTGCTGTGGTCGAGGAGGCACCGGCCGAACCGGTGTCGACACCGGCGGACTGA
- the aspS gene encoding aspartate--tRNA(Asn) ligase gives MSERVLVNQLQALPAGSVSVSGWVETVRDQKKVQFVILRDETGAVQLVNPATRELGEDADAAAEAALALTETISALSTGTFLTVTGELKHDERVKLGGVEIKIHALDIAAAANPETPIAADSSVDKRMDWRFLDLRQRRNNLIFRVQTTLEHAMRTYWIERDYIEIHSPKLMSSASESNAELFALEYFGEQTAYLAQSPQFFKQMAQSAGFGKIFEIGDVYRADPSFTSRHATEFTSIDAEISWIDSHEDVARMQEELLAFSIGAVVAKHGAEIEELFGVVVTAPTVPFPRIPLAEAREIVAARGYVIPRTDGDLDPEGERQISAHVKETYGHDFVFITDYPHEIRAFYHMRDEETGLTKSYDLLYNGVEITTGAQREHRVDILVEQAKQKGLDPEHLEFYFDFFRYGVPPHGGFGMGLARVLMLMLGESSIREVTYLFRGPTRLAP, from the coding sequence GTGAGTGAACGCGTTCTCGTCAACCAGCTTCAGGCCCTCCCCGCGGGCTCCGTTTCGGTGTCCGGATGGGTGGAGACCGTTCGCGACCAGAAGAAGGTGCAGTTCGTCATCCTTCGCGATGAGACGGGCGCCGTTCAACTGGTCAACCCGGCCACGCGCGAACTGGGCGAGGACGCGGATGCCGCGGCCGAAGCGGCCCTCGCGCTGACCGAGACGATCTCGGCACTGTCGACCGGGACATTCCTGACCGTGACGGGCGAGCTGAAGCACGACGAGCGCGTCAAGCTCGGCGGTGTGGAGATCAAGATCCACGCGCTGGACATCGCCGCCGCGGCCAACCCCGAGACGCCCATCGCCGCCGACAGCAGCGTCGACAAGCGCATGGACTGGCGCTTCCTCGACCTCCGCCAGCGCCGCAACAACCTCATCTTCCGCGTGCAGACCACGCTCGAGCACGCGATGCGCACGTACTGGATCGAGCGCGACTACATCGAGATCCACTCCCCCAAGCTGATGTCGTCGGCGTCGGAGTCCAACGCCGAGCTGTTCGCACTGGAGTACTTCGGCGAGCAGACCGCGTACCTCGCGCAGAGCCCGCAGTTCTTCAAGCAGATGGCGCAGTCCGCCGGCTTCGGCAAGATCTTCGAGATCGGCGACGTCTACCGCGCCGACCCGTCGTTCACCTCGCGGCACGCCACCGAGTTCACCTCGATCGACGCCGAGATCTCCTGGATCGACTCGCACGAGGACGTCGCACGGATGCAGGAGGAGCTGCTGGCCTTCTCCATCGGTGCCGTCGTCGCCAAGCACGGCGCCGAGATCGAGGAGCTGTTCGGCGTGGTCGTGACCGCGCCCACTGTGCCGTTCCCCCGCATCCCGCTGGCCGAGGCGCGCGAGATCGTCGCCGCCCGCGGCTACGTCATCCCCCGCACCGACGGCGACCTCGACCCCGAGGGCGAGCGCCAGATCTCGGCGCACGTCAAGGAGACGTACGGCCACGACTTCGTGTTCATCACGGACTACCCGCACGAGATCCGCGCTTTCTACCACATGCGCGACGAGGAGACCGGGCTCACCAAGAGCTACGACCTCCTCTACAACGGCGTCGAGATCACGACCGGCGCGCAGCGCGAGCACCGCGTCGACATCCTGGTCGAGCAGGCGAAGCAGAAGGGCCTGGACCCGGAGCACCTCGAGTTCTACTTCGACTTCTTCCGCTACGGCGTCCCGCCGCACGGCGGTTTCGGCATGGGCCTTGCCCGCGTGCTGATGCTGATGCTCGGCGAGTCCTCGATCCGCGAGGTCACGTACTTGTTCCGCGGCCCCACGCGCCTCGCCCCGTAG
- a CDS encoding tyrosine-protein phosphatase, whose translation MTISTLDGTFNFRDLGGFPLTDGGTTRTGVFYRSDALSGLTAAGLAELSASDIGEIVDFRTAMEREMAPNRLPTDPVITVVEAPLMEGAVSGMAQEAAQSAAPTDDPDAAAAATVAALANLPALGDLYVAMLEHGAGTFAEVARLVAASVDERPTAVLVHCTAGKDRTGVATAVVLDAVGVERSAIVADYTATAAHLAGPWADRMFAMVTSMGLPITPALETLIAGSPPEAIEQALAWIEATHGGSAAYLQSGGLTDDELAALRRRLTA comes from the coding sequence GTGACTATTTCCACACTCGACGGCACGTTCAACTTCCGCGACCTCGGCGGATTCCCCCTCACCGACGGCGGGACGACCCGCACCGGCGTCTTCTACCGGTCGGACGCCCTCAGCGGCCTGACCGCCGCGGGTCTGGCCGAGCTGTCGGCGAGCGACATCGGCGAGATCGTCGACTTCCGCACGGCGATGGAACGCGAGATGGCTCCGAACCGGCTGCCGACCGATCCGGTGATCACGGTCGTGGAGGCGCCGCTGATGGAGGGCGCCGTCAGCGGCATGGCGCAGGAGGCGGCGCAGTCAGCCGCTCCAACGGATGATCCGGATGCCGCGGCCGCGGCCACCGTCGCCGCTCTGGCGAATCTGCCCGCGCTCGGCGACCTCTACGTGGCGATGCTCGAGCACGGCGCGGGCACCTTCGCGGAGGTCGCACGCCTGGTCGCGGCATCCGTCGACGAGCGTCCGACCGCGGTGCTGGTGCACTGCACGGCCGGCAAGGACCGCACGGGCGTCGCGACCGCCGTCGTGCTGGACGCCGTCGGCGTGGAACGGTCCGCGATCGTCGCGGACTACACCGCGACTGCGGCGCACCTGGCCGGGCCGTGGGCGGACCGCATGTTCGCGATGGTCACCTCCATGGGGCTGCCGATCACCCCCGCTCTGGAGACGCTCATCGCCGGGAGCCCGCCCGAGGCCATCGAGCAGGCCCTCGCCTGGATCGAGGCGACGCACGGCGGCTCCGCGGCGTACCTGCAGTCGGGCGGTCTCACCGACGACGAGCTCGCGGCTCTGCGTCGGCGCCTCACCGCCTGA
- a CDS encoding YegP family protein, producing the protein MAGKFELWVDKGGDWRFNLKASNGQVIATSQGYSSKASAINGIESVQTNAPGAPIEEIEK; encoded by the coding sequence ATGGCCGGGAAGTTCGAGTTGTGGGTCGACAAGGGTGGCGACTGGCGCTTCAACCTCAAGGCGAGCAACGGTCAGGTCATCGCGACGAGCCAGGGGTACTCCTCGAAGGCGAGCGCGATCAACGGCATCGAATCGGTCCAGACCAACGCTCCCGGTGCTCCGATCGAAGAGATCGAGAAGTAG
- a CDS encoding Dabb family protein yields MSVRHIVMWRLSADDADTRALHAEEICRRLMALAPIVTEIESIEVRPNIAYPGKNWDVALVADFADIAAMERYVIHPEHQKVVEYVRSVTSDRAAIDLPI; encoded by the coding sequence GTGAGCGTGCGGCACATCGTGATGTGGCGTCTGAGCGCCGACGATGCCGACACCCGCGCGCTGCATGCCGAGGAGATCTGCCGTCGCCTGATGGCGCTGGCGCCGATCGTGACGGAGATCGAGAGCATCGAGGTGCGTCCGAACATCGCGTACCCCGGCAAGAACTGGGACGTCGCGCTGGTCGCGGACTTCGCCGATATCGCTGCGATGGAACGCTACGTCATCCACCCCGAGCACCAGAAGGTGGTCGAGTACGTCCGTAGCGTCACATCGGACCGCGCGGCGATCGATCTCCCGATCTAG
- a CDS encoding glutaredoxin family protein, which translates to MTTLTLIGKADCHLCEVAREIVDGVIAELPDDVADGIEVREASILDDPALYELWWEKIPVVLIDDDVHAHWRVSGSRLRDALMAASDATARARS; encoded by the coding sequence GTGACCACCCTCACCCTCATCGGCAAGGCGGACTGCCACCTCTGCGAGGTCGCCCGCGAAATCGTGGACGGCGTGATCGCCGAACTGCCCGACGACGTCGCCGACGGCATCGAGGTGCGCGAGGCGTCCATCCTCGACGACCCCGCGCTCTACGAGCTCTGGTGGGAGAAGATCCCGGTCGTGCTCATCGACGACGACGTGCACGCGCACTGGCGCGTATCCGGAAGCCGGCTGCGCGACGCCCTGATGGCGGCATCCGATGCCACTGCGAGGGCCCGCTCGTGA
- a CDS encoding rhodanese-like domain-containing protein has translation MKSITVQQLHAREGVPLIDVREVDEFAAGHVPGAVNLPMSTLGEHLDELPDGAFDVICQAGGRSGRVVQALEARGHDATNVDGGTGEWIQLGYPVER, from the coding sequence ATGAAGTCGATCACCGTTCAGCAGCTCCATGCACGCGAGGGCGTTCCGCTCATCGACGTGCGCGAAGTGGACGAATTCGCCGCCGGGCACGTCCCCGGCGCCGTCAATCTGCCGATGTCGACGCTCGGCGAGCACCTCGACGAGCTGCCCGACGGCGCGTTCGATGTGATCTGCCAGGCCGGCGGACGCTCCGGACGCGTCGTGCAGGCGCTCGAGGCGCGCGGCCACGACGCCACCAACGTCGACGGTGGCACCGGCGAGTGGATCCAGCTGGGGTATCCCGTCGAGCGCTGA
- a CDS encoding 30S ribosomal protein bS22, with protein MGSVIKKRRKRMAKKKHRKLLRKTRHQRRNKK; from the coding sequence GTGGGTTCTGTCATCAAGAAGCGCCGCAAGCGCATGGCGAAGAAGAAGCACCGCAAGCTGCTTCGTAAGACTCGCCACCAGCGCCGCAACAAGAAGTAG
- a CDS encoding helix-turn-helix domain-containing protein codes for MPELPDVRFLTVAEVADLMRVSKMTVYRLVHSGELPAVRFGRSYRVPESAVTAALQRPIADVG; via the coding sequence ATGCCCGAGCTGCCTGATGTGCGATTCCTGACTGTTGCAGAGGTCGCCGATTTGATGCGCGTGTCGAAGATGACCGTGTACCGCCTCGTGCACTCCGGTGAACTGCCCGCCGTCCGATTCGGACGCAGCTACCGCGTGCCCGAATCAGCCGTCACAGCCGCCTTGCAACGTCCCATCGCTGACGTCGGCTAG
- a CDS encoding TetR/AcrR family transcriptional regulator has product MPEDADLELPRGIALAWGVAADPQRGPKREMSVERIVDAAVEIADAEGLGAVSMSAVAGRLGYTPMSLYRYVTAKDDLILLMGESATGLPPASIREHEGWRARLTAIFDALVQVYLRHPWLLDIPISGSPATPNSAAWMDASLDALEGTPLDADERLAIVLLVSGEVRWYGTILASYARLERDTGLTPEEITQREARLYATLVTADEFPALRRAVDDGVFLSDADPFRFGFARSLDGVEAYLATRAAGAAAAPAAWTEVADADVAHDKKYREAQKAVREAERALRAAHKIERQTLREARERARHSPA; this is encoded by the coding sequence ATGCCCGAAGACGCAGACCTCGAACTGCCCCGCGGAATCGCGCTCGCCTGGGGTGTCGCCGCCGACCCGCAGCGCGGCCCCAAGCGCGAGATGAGCGTCGAGCGCATCGTCGACGCGGCGGTGGAGATCGCGGATGCCGAGGGCCTCGGTGCCGTCTCAATGTCGGCGGTCGCCGGGCGGTTGGGCTACACGCCGATGTCGCTGTACCGGTATGTCACGGCCAAGGACGACCTCATCCTGCTGATGGGGGAGTCGGCCACCGGGCTGCCTCCCGCGTCGATCCGCGAGCACGAGGGGTGGCGGGCTCGGCTCACCGCGATCTTCGACGCGCTGGTGCAGGTGTACCTGCGGCATCCGTGGCTGTTGGACATCCCGATCTCGGGGTCGCCGGCCACGCCGAACAGCGCGGCGTGGATGGATGCCTCGCTCGACGCTCTCGAGGGCACGCCGCTGGACGCGGACGAGCGCCTCGCGATCGTCCTGCTCGTGTCGGGCGAAGTGCGCTGGTACGGCACGATCCTCGCGTCATACGCGCGCCTGGAGCGCGACACGGGGCTCACGCCCGAAGAGATCACCCAGCGCGAAGCCCGTCTGTACGCGACGCTCGTGACGGCCGACGAGTTCCCGGCGCTGCGGCGTGCGGTGGATGACGGGGTGTTCCTCTCCGACGCCGATCCGTTCCGGTTCGGGTTCGCCCGCAGCCTGGACGGCGTGGAGGCATACCTGGCCACCCGCGCGGCGGGCGCGGCGGCCGCGCCGGCGGCGTGGACCGAGGTCGCGGATGCGGACGTCGCGCACGACAAGAAGTACCGCGAGGCGCAGAAGGCCGTGCGCGAGGCTGAGCGGGCGCTGCGTGCCGCGCACAAGATCGAGCGCCAGACTCTCCGCGAGGCGCGGGAGAGAGCGCGGCATTCGCCCGCGTGA